A genomic window from Antedon mediterranea chromosome 4, ecAntMedi1.1, whole genome shotgun sequence includes:
- the LOC140046854 gene encoding bone morphogenetic protein 4-like, whose amino-acid sequence MQIKSKLQGRIVCTLLCFCLFSTSLSIPFETTRVPKDPESTRKLQRHLRNRQKDKILDESAEAETRRLLEVFGLRTIPKPPKKRMKTPPFMEKLYQQLEGVSNGYAPNFKDGANTVRSFLEDGKSSSGRNEFSFNVNGILERESVVFAELHLYKQRPRQNKLTDATADFRNTNGDVSIKVYLVHDERTSSSDKRKILITERTVNISYIGWLDFDVTSAFSQLHSSFQDGDELNCVFEIRVKTDNKTIKKLISFTKLPNENHSERTPLLALFLNDKSIKIRDIKPSGITNSNVEETHLDKDENLVLMRRKRASSSKPKRPNQKKSKCQLLDFYVDFQKVGWSNWIIAPNGYKANYCEGNCPFPLDPKFNATNHATVQAILHTRGFTRKGSTLPNPCCVPDKFESIHVLYLDDNNNVVLKEFDAMVATSCGCH is encoded by the exons ATGCAGATTAAAAGCAAATTACAAGGCAGGATTGTATGCACTTTATTATGTTTCTGTTTATTTTCAACGTCTCTAAGCATACCCTTTGAGACCACAAGGGTTCCAAAAGATCCGGAATCTACGAGAAAGTTGCAAAGGCATCTGCGAAATCGTCAAAAGGATAAGATACTGGACGAATCGGCTGAAGCAGAAACGAGACGTTTGCTAGAAGTTTTTGGCTTAAGGACGATACCAAAACCTCCTAAAAAACGAATGAAGACTCCTCCTTTTATGGAGAAACTTTACCAACAACTTGAAGGGGTGTCAAATGGATATGCCCCAAATTTTAAAGATGGAGCTAATACAGTTCGAAGTTTCCTCGAAGACG GAAAATCTTCATCTGGAAGAAATGAGTTCTCATTCAATGTAAATGGTATTTTAGAAAGGGAGTCGGTAGTTTTTGCCGAGTTACATCTTTACAAGCAAAGACCTAGGCAAAATAAACTGACCGATGCAACAGCTGATTTTCGCAACACCAACGGTGATGTTTCAATCAAAGTTTATCTCGTTCACGATGAGAGAACGTCATCGTCcgataaaagaaaaatattgataacTGAAAGAACTGTGAACATCAGCTACATTGGTTGGTTGGATTTTGACGTAACATCAGCTTTCAGCCAATTACATTCGTCGTTTCAAGATGGAGACGAATTAAATTGTGTATTTGAAATCCGTGTAAAAACCGATAACAAAACTATTAAGAAATTAATATCGTTTACAAAACTTCCAAATGAAAATCATAGCGAACGGACACCATTACTGGCgttgtttttaaatgataaatctataaaaataagaGACATCAAACCATCAGGAATCACAAACAGTAATGTTGAAGAAACGCATTTAGATAAAGATGAAAACCTTGTACTGATGCGGAGGAAACGAGCATCTTCTTCAAAACCAAAGAGACCCAACCAGAAAAAATCTAAATGCCAACTCCTAGACTTTTATGTAGATTTTCAGAAAGTGGGATGGAGTAATTGGATAATCGCCCCAAATG gATACAAGGCCAATTACTGTGAAGGCAACTGCCCGTTTCCATTGGACCCCAAATTTAACGCAACAAACCACGCCACGGTGCAGGCTATTCTGCACACGCGTGGCTTTACGCGTAAAGGTTCAACGCTACCCAATCCATGTTGTGTACCAGATAAATTTGAAAGTATTCATGTTTTATACCTGgacgataataataatgtcgTGCTCAAGGAATTCGACGCAATGGTAGCGACGAGTTGTGGCTGTCACTAA
- the LOC140046855 gene encoding uncharacterized protein — protein sequence MARGKNSVPDRWLKYTPMNACILGTRFLPLKVPLREGISCNLNEEERFTPDDFLYNLEDKKLTLGLIIDLTNTTRYYNSKVFEDQGIKYKKIFTKGHAVPSSDVIEEFSNVVKNFEGSNTDNDNVIGVHCTHGVNRTGYLICRYMMENHSSSAKKAIEGFEKARGHGIEREAYIEDLQQFNCKQTSEASSDFNPSNVRKKRRMLSPIEDKTNPCEDRFYPSYELMHFREQNGHSNNYYLAQNDGYQNDQSQDSFSRNHYKDRQVDYHHQDDYHCRDDYRHDDHRNDDHRDDLHHRDDHHHRDDHRRRDDHHRRDDYHDNGRQVDYQYRQAYCHPAHYHSYGHHQKPARHFRDGNKRYSLNYNQGDDRYHNSHSYTQSWKDRDQRDYDNLAPLFRYQNLRKEDDKMGRGSWKREIDFK from the exons ggAATTTCATGCAATTTAAATGAGGAGGAGAG atttaCACCAGatgattttttatataatttagaGGACAAGAAGTTGACCCTTGGTTTGATTATTGACCTCACTAATACAACTAGGTATTACAATTCAAAA GTATTTGAAGATCAAGGAATAAAATATAAGAAGATTTTTACCAAAGGTCATGCAGTTCCCAGTAGTGATGTTATTGAAGA GTTTTCAAATGTCGTCAAGAATTTTGAAGGGAGTAACACAGACAATG ATAATGTAATAGGTGTTCATTGTACACATGGAGTCAACCGTACAGGCTATCTCATATGCAG GTATATGATGGAAAATCATTCAAGTAGTGCCAAAAAAGCTATTGAAG GATTTGAGAAGGCCAGGGGACATGGGATTGAAAGGGAAGCTTATATCGAAGACCTTCAACAATTCAATTG TAAACAAACAAGTGAAGCGTCATCAGATTTTAATCCTTCCAATGTAAGAAAAAAACGTAGGATGTTGTCGCCGATTGAAGATAAAACTAACCCTTGCGAAGATCGTTTTTATCCCAGCTATGAGTTAATGCATTTTAGAGAACAAAATGGTcattcaaacaattattatctCGCTCAAAACGATGGTTATCAGAATGATCAAAGTCAGGATAGTTTTTCAAGAAATCATTATAAGGATCGTCAAGTTGATTACCATCATCAAGATGACTATCACTGTCGAGATGACTATCGTCATGATGATCATCGTAATGATGATCATCGAGATGACCTTCATCATCGAGATGACCATCATCATCGAGATGACCATCGTCGTCGAGATGATCATCATCGTCGAGATGACTATCATGATAATGGTCGTCAAGTTGACTATCAATATCGTCAAGCTTACTGTCATCCAGCTCACTATCATTCGTATGGACATCATCAAAAACCGGCTAGGCATTTTAGAGACGGCAACAAACGCTATTCACTAAATTATAATCAAGGAGATGACCGCTATCACAACAGCCATTCATATACACAAAGCTGGAAAGATCGGGATCAGAGGGATTATGACAATTTAGCTCCATTGTTCAGGTATCAGAATTTACGCAAAGAAGATGACAAAATGGGACGTGGTAGTTGGAAAAGAGAAATTGATTTCAAATAG